Proteins found in one Phoenicibacter congonensis genomic segment:
- a CDS encoding ParA family protein has product MRTIAISNYKGGVGKTTSAVNLASIYADAGSRVLLIDLDPQASATDYYGLYDRAKTEGRSSIELLYGQASVADLAFETGTENLSVIPSTIELVDQNELLLREQRLKFALDDADDTYDIAIIDCSPVLKRLAFNAYLAAADGGIVVIPVKLDSTVMRGTALTVEATKSIAEALRMPCPKYRILRTCVPGRMTKAERTGAEVLDRFFPDTQFSSVIHASSKVGEGSWQWTPVSSFEPGSRPARDYAALAEEVLNELD; this is encoded by the coding sequence GCCGTGAACCTCGCCAGCATCTACGCCGATGCTGGCAGCCGGGTGCTCCTGATCGACCTCGACCCCCAGGCCTCCGCGACCGACTACTACGGACTCTACGACAGGGCGAAGACGGAGGGCCGAAGCTCCATAGAGCTGCTATACGGGCAGGCCTCCGTCGCCGACCTCGCCTTCGAGACCGGAACGGAGAACCTCTCCGTGATCCCGTCGACCATCGAGCTCGTCGACCAGAACGAGCTGCTGCTGCGCGAGCAGAGGCTCAAGTTCGCGCTCGACGATGCCGACGACACCTACGACATCGCGATCATCGACTGCTCTCCTGTGCTCAAGCGCCTGGCCTTCAACGCGTACCTCGCGGCTGCGGACGGCGGCATCGTCGTCATCCCGGTGAAGCTCGACTCCACGGTCATGCGGGGCACGGCGCTCACGGTGGAGGCAACCAAATCCATCGCCGAGGCACTTCGCATGCCCTGCCCCAAGTACCGAATCCTGCGCACCTGCGTTCCCGGCCGCATGACCAAAGCCGAGAGGACGGGAGCAGAGGTGCTCGACCGCTTCTTCCCCGACACGCAGTTCTCAAGTGTGATCCACGCCTCATCCAAGGTCGGCGAGGGAAGCTGGCAGTGGACGCCGGTGTCATCGTTCGAGCCCGGAAGCAGGCCTGCGCGCGACTACGCGGCCTTGGCTGAGGAGGTTCTCAATGAGCTCGACTAG